The Dryobates pubescens isolate bDryPub1 chromosome 41, bDryPub1.pri, whole genome shotgun sequence genome includes a region encoding these proteins:
- the LOC104307890 gene encoding scale keratin-like, whose translation MSCYDLCSTPASGISCPQPLADSCNQPCVQQCPDSTALIQPPPVVVTFPGPILSSFPQSSAVGSSGAPFLGPSGGSSLGFGGLYGSGSSSLGFGGLYGSGDSSLGYRGLSLGSGLCSPSSYRFNRLRRGSCGPC comes from the exons ATGTCCTGCTACGACCTGTGCTCCACCCCTGCCTCTGGcatcagctgcccccagcccctggccgaCAGCTGCAACCAGCCCTGcgtgcagcagtgccctgactCCACCGCCCTGATCCAGCCTCCTCCAGTCGTGGTCACCttccctggccccatcctcagctccttccctcagagctctgctgtgggctcctctggagctcccttccttGGGCCCTCTGGAGGCTCCTCCCTGGGCTTTGGGGGTCTGTATGGCTCTGGGAGCTCCTCCCTGGGCTTTGGGGGTCTGTATGGCTCTGGAGACTCCTCCCTGGGCTACAGAGGTCT ATCCCTTGGTTCTGgcctctgcagcccttcctcctaCCGGTTCAACAGGCTCCGCCGTGGGAGCTGTGGGCCCTGCTAG
- the LOC128899215 gene encoding scale keratin-like: protein MSCYDLCSTPASGISCPQPLADSCNQPCVQQCPDSTALIQPPPVVVTFPGPILSSFPQSSAVGSSGAPFLGPSGGSSLGFGGLYGSGSSSLGFGGLYGSGDSSLGFGGFGGLYGSGSSSLGYRGLYGSGGSCLGFGGLYGSGSSSLGFGGLYGSGGLYGSGRSLGFGLCSPSSYRFNRLRRGSCGPC, encoded by the exons ATGTCCTGCTACGACCTGTGCTCCACCCCTGCCTCTGGcatcagctgcccccagcccctggccgaCAGCTGCAACCAGCCCTGcgtgcagcagtgccctgactCCACCGCCCTGATCCAGCCTCCTCCAGTCGTGGTCACCttccctggccccatcctcagctccttccctcagagctctgctgtgggctcctctggagctcccttccttGGGCCCTCTGGAGGCTCCTCCCTGGGCTTTGGGGGTCTGTATGGCTCTGGGAGCTCCTCCCTGGGCTTTGGGGGTCTGTATGGCTCTGGAGACTCCTCCCTGGGCTTTGGGG GCTTTGGGGGTCTGTATGGCTCTGGGAGCTCCTCCCTGGGCTACAGGGGTCTGTATGGCTCTGgaggctcctgcctgggctttgGGGGTCTGTATGGCTCTGGCAGCTCGTCCCTGGGCTTTGGGGGTCTGTATGGCTCTGGGGGTCTGTATGGCTCTGGCAGATCCCTTGGTTTTGgcctctgcagcccttcctcctaCCGGTTCAACAGGCTCCGCCGTGGGAGCTGTGGGCCCTGCTAG
- the LOC104307888 gene encoding scale keratin, translating to MSCYDLCPPKADLCPPRTSVAVPQPIAESCNELCARQCPDSTAFIQPPPVVVTFPGPILSSFPQQAVVGSSGAPAFGGSLGLGGLYGAGATQGSGGLCTFGRPYAAPACSPCLLPRYSRKLWDTCGPC from the coding sequence ATGTCCTGCTACGACCTGTGCCCACCCAAGGCCGACCTGTGCCCACCCAGAACCAGCGTGGCCGTGCCCCAGCCCATCGCTGAGAGCTGCAACGAGCTGTGTGCCCGCCAGTGCCCCGACTCCACGGCCTTCATCCAGCCGCCCCCTGTCGTCGTCACCTTCCCCggccccatcctcagctccttcccccagcaagCCGTGGTGGGCTCCTCCGGAGCCCCTGCCTTtgggggctccctggggctggggggcctcTACGGCGCCGGCGCCACCCAGGGCTCGGGGGGGCTCTGCACCTTTGGCAGACCCTacgctgctcctgcctgcagcccttgcctgcTGCCTCGCTACAGCAGGAAGCTCTGGGACACCTGCGGGCCCTGCTAg
- the LOC128899180 gene encoding LOW QUALITY PROTEIN: scale keratin-like (The sequence of the model RefSeq protein was modified relative to this genomic sequence to represent the inferred CDS: deleted 1 base in 1 codon), which translates to MAKVSVLRDEEDKATSEVSPEAPGPGQAPLLLSNGRAPIKALPVPLAAIHCSGHLLLGEQSVPSCRAASDPPKMSCYDLCPPKADLCPPKTSVAVPQPIAESCNELCARQCPDSTAFIQPPPVVVTFPGPILSSFPQQAVVGSSGAPAFGGSLGLGGLYGAGATQGSGGLCTFGRPYAAPACSPCLLPRYSRKLWDTCGPC; encoded by the exons ATGGCAAAGGTCTCAGTACTTAGGGATGAGGAGGATAAAGCCACCTCAGAGGTGTCCCCAGAGGCGCCAGGGCCGGG ACAGGCCCCGCTGCTGCTGAGCAATGGCAGGGCCCCTATAAAAGCTCTGCCCGTGCCACTGGCTGCCATCCACTGCTCTGGCCACCTTCTCCTCGGGGAACAG tctgtgccctcttgCAGAGCTGCGTCTGACCCG CCCAAGATGTCCTGCTACGACCTGTGCCCACCCAAGGCCGACCTGTGCCCACCCAAAACCAGCGTGGCCGTGCCCCAGCCCATCGCTGAGAGCTGCAACGAGCTGTGTGCCCGCCAGTGCCCCGACTCCACGGCCTTCATCCAGCCGCCCCCTGTCGTCGTCACCTTCCCCggccccatcctcagctcctttccCCAGCAAGCCGTGGTGGGCTCCTCCGGAGCCCCTGCCTTtgggggctccctggggctggggggcctcTACGGCGCCGGCGCCACCCAGGGCTCGGGGGGGCTCTGCACCTTTGGCAGACCCTacgctgctcctgcctgcagcccttgcctgcTGCCTCGCTACAGCAGGAAGCTCTGGGACACCTGCGGGCCCTGCTAG
- the LOC128899230 gene encoding scale keratin-like, protein MSCYDLCPPKATVCPPKTSVAVPQPIAESCNELCARQCPDSTAFIQPPPVVVTFPGPILSSFPQQAVVGSSGAPAFGGSLGLGGLYGAGATQGSGGLCTFGRPYAAPACSPCLLPRYSRKLWDTCRPC, encoded by the coding sequence ATGTCCTGCTACGACCTGTGCCCACCCAAGGCCACCGTGTGCCCACCCAAAACCAGCGTGGCCGTGCCCCAGCCCATCGCTGAGAGCTGCAACGAGCTGTGTGCCCGCCAGTGCCCCGACTCCACGGCCTTCATCCAGCCGCCCCCTGTCGTCGTCACCTTCCCCggccccatcctcagctccttcccccagcaagCCGTGGTGGGCTCCTCCGGAGCCCCTGCCTTtgggggctccctggggctggggggcctcTACGGCGCCGGCGCCACCCAGGGCTCGGGGGGGCTCTGCACCTTTGGCAGACCCTacgctgctcctgcctgcagcccttgcctgcTGCCTCGCTACAGCAGGAAGCTCTGGGACACCTGCAGGCCCTGCTag